The window CACCGTCTTTGGTGATAACCGGCGCGCCGAAAGATTTCTCAATCAGAACATTGCGTCCCTTAGGTCCGAGGGTAACCTTTACTGCATCAGCCAAGCAATTTACACCGGCAAGCATTGCCTCGCGGGCTTTGCCGCTGTAATATAATTCTTTGGACATTGTATCTAACTCCTTAAATATCTTTTAACGTCTGAATAAAAAACAGGTTGCTTTGAAAAAAACGTATCCTCTACGCTACGAGTACACCAAGGATATCATCTTCCCGCATGATCAGGTAGTCCTGTCCGTCGAATTTTACATCCGTTCCGCCGTACTTAGAGAACAGAACCTTGTCACCGGTCTGCACATCCATAGCAACACGCTCACCGGCCTTATTCATCTTTCCGGGACCAACAGCAATGATCTCGCCTTCAGCTGGCTTCTCTTTGGCAGAATCAGGAATAATGATACCACCTGCTGTTTTCTCTTCCTGCTCCAGTCGCTTGACCAGAATACGGTCATTCAATGGACGAATGTTCATGGATAAATCCTCCTCTAATGAGATTGTTTTTTTATTGGTGTCAAAGCCGGACGACTGTAATGTATTCTGTCCGGCCTTACCTGTTTTTCAGGAACAGGAGCTTTAGTTTTTCAGCTCCCGTCATTTTGATGCGAGAAACAATAGGGATGGATTTTGAAAAATCAAGGGGCAAAGTCTAAAAAAAATCACCCCTCAATTATTTGATATAAAAAAAGAAGAGAAAAAAGCACTTATTTCACCCTGACGATCCACTCATGCATATCCGGGGTAGCGCCGCGTTGCAAGTCCTGAATGCCATCAAAAAAACGCTGGGCAAGCGGGCCGGTCTCCCCATGGTTGACCGCGATACTATTTCCCTGATATCCGAATTCACCAATGGGAGAAATAACAGCCGCTGTTCCAGAGCCAAAGGCCTCGGTTAGCGAACCATCCTCCACAGCAGCAATAACCTCGTCAATGGTAATCCGGCGCTCACTGGTAGGGATTTCCCAGTCTTTGGCCAGCTGCAAAACAGTATCCCGGGTAATACCGGGCAGAATGGTTCCTCCCAAGGGAGGAGTAACCAGTTCTCCATTAATAACAAAGAAAATATTGGAGGTACCAACCTCTTCGATGTATTTGCGCTCAACCGCATCCAACCACAAAACCTGGGTATATCCCTTACGCTGGGATGTGGTATGCGCTTTGATAGAAGCGGCATAATTACCGCCGGTCTTTACATTGCCCACCCCACCGGGAACGGCGCGAACATATTCATCTTCCACGTAGATCTTGGTCGGATTAAATCCCTCAGCATAATAGGCCCCGACCGGGCTGCAAATAACAAAAAACAGGTACTCATTGGCAGGGCGAACACCCAGTGCTGCTTCACTGGCAATCATAGCAGGTCGGATGTACAGGGCTCCGCCTTCGACTTTGGGAATCCACTCTCGCTCCAGATAAATCAGACCCTTCAGGGCCTGAAGGACCTTTTCCGCCGGAATGCGGGGCATACACATGCGGTCGGCAGAGTCATTAAAACGATTGAGGTTATCCATAGGACGGAACAGAAGAACTGCATCATCAACTCCACGATAGGCCTTCAGCCCCTCAAAAATCTCCTGACTATAATGCAAAACCATTGCAGCGGGATCAAGGCTGAAGTTCGCGTAGGGCCTGATCTCCGCATCATGCCAACCCTGCTCCTTATCCCAGCGCATAGTGAGCATGTGATCAGTAAAATGTTTACCGAATCCCAGTTGGCTTTGATCCGGCTTTTCTTTCAAGGTCTCTGCCCTAAGCAGAGTAACATCAAGTTCGTTTTTCAGCATTTTTCTTTCCTTTAGAACTCACTACATATATTTTGTATTTTTCTTAAATCCTTACCAAGGACGAGCGAGGGCAAATGTATTGTCGTTCGTTTGTTCGTACCTGGATGATCATTACATGAGATTATAATTCATCACGCCAAACAGGGCGGTAAGGGCTATAAAATAATTTTGGAAGAGCGCCCCAGAGAGAGGTGCTAAAATGACTGCTGCTATAAAGCCCATAAAAGGCCCAAGCACGACCCCAGCCGTTAAAAAAACGAGAGGAAACATTACAATAGCAGTAATAGGCAGATAGAAAAACACCATCGGTCCAATGAAAAAGTTATAAACAAACCTATCAATCAAACAACACAGCAACGGAAAGAGAAGCATCAACAAGATGACCAATCCGTTTATAATGAGAACTTCTGTGCAGCTGAAGTTATTTCCTGGGTGCTTTACCGCGTCTGTTTTCATTCCATTCCGCCCTCAAACATGCGTGAGAATTCGCTCTAGGAGGCATAGGCAAGTGCAGCGGTGGTTTCCATCAACGTTTTTCCATATCTCTGGCGCAAATATTTCTTATAACAGCCAACCCTCACGAAGTAAAGCCCATTCCATTGCGGCTCCCAGCTCAAATAAAAAAAGGCCGTCCCCTCATGTTAGGGACGACCTTTTAAAATACAACGTGATGATAAAGCAGAGAGCTACAGCACTGACCTTTGTGCGGCAGGTTAAAGTGGACCCCATCGTCAAATATTAATAAAACGACTATATCTCCGTAACATATTATTCTGACAAATAGTTTAGGTACACTCGATAATTTTTTCAGGAAATAACGTGTTGTAACGAGTACGAGGAAGAGAGATGGAAGCTACCAGATTCAAAGCGAGTTTTAATTTTCGGCTGTGAAAGCAGGGTGGGTACTTTTTTGCATGCCTTTTAAGAAAATTGGATTTTGAGTTCTTATTATGCTGTAATAACATTCAATTGTGATCTTTTCCTGAGCAATACAAGGTCACAATATTAACGTTATATGACTATTAACTTGCATTTTTCACCATGCTTAAATATTTTCATGTAAGAATAGTTAGTTCTCATTTTTTCAGTTGTTTTATGACTGAACTCAACGTCTTCTTGAGGAAGAGTTATGAAATGGTTCATCATCTCTGTTCTTTTGACTTGTTTGTTAACCTGTTCTGGCTGTGATAATTTGTCAGAGCAATCTCAAGAACATCAGGAATCCAAAGAAGCTCAGGAGTCACAAGCCCCCCCGGGAACTGCTCTTATACATATATCACCGAGACAAATTAAAAGGGATAGTGATCAGAATTGCAATGAGCCCGAGTTTTGTAATCAAGTTCATTGCTATGAACTCTATATTGATCGTAAGCTAGTGTATAGAAGTCGTCTGAGAGATGTAAATGAAGATGACGATTCGACCAAGTGGCAACTCACTCTTGGTCAACATCAACTCCGAGTTTCTGCTGACGGGTTTAACTCTTTTGATAAGCCGATTGAGGTTCTTGAGAAAACTAAGTATTCAAGCATTCAGCGATTTGAAATGATTCTTCATTGGGATAAACAAGCTAAAGATAAAAAGGCAGGGGCCCCTTAGAATGCCTCGGCATGATGCCCGTTTTTTTCTTCTACGGGATATAAACTTGCGCGTTACCTCCCTCCACTATAAGTAACGGAACCTCAGCTCCTGGACGCAGAACACCGTCTTCCTAACCCGGTACTGCGAAACAAAAAAGGGCCGTCCCTAAGGACGGCCCTTTTAAAACAACCTGCGTGAGAAACGGAGAATCCAGGAATTACAATTTTTTCCGTTGCGCAGCAGCTAAACGGGCAACGGCTCGTTGAAGAGCAGCCTCGGCCCGGATTCGATCAAGGTCATCAGCATGGGCGATATCTCTTGCCAAACGTTTTTCCGCCCGCTCTTTCGCTTCCAGAGCACGATCCACATCGATATCATGCCCGAACTCTGCGGTTTCCACCAAAAAAGTGGCTTTATTATTTGAAACCTCGGCAAAGCCGCTACTGACCATCAGAAACTTTTCCCGGTTATCCTGTTTAAAGACCAAGGTACCTGTTTTAATCGCGCTCAGAAACGGAGCATGATTTGCCAGCACACCAAACTCTCCCTCGACACCAGGTGCGGTGACAATGTCCACATTCTCACTGACAACCGGTCCTTTCGGAGTGACTACTTCAAGATGTATCTGTGCCATTGTTTTCTACCTCAGGTTCGCTTGCACGAATTAGGCCTTGGCCTTTTCCGCCGCAGCTTTTTCTAGGGCTTCCTCAATGGTGCCAACCATGTAGAATGCATTCTCGGACAGCTCATCGTGCTTACCATCCAGGATTTCTTTAAAACCGCGCACGGTATCTTCCACCTTTACGTACTTGCCGTCCATACCGGTGAACACCTCAGCAACATGAAAGGGCTGCGACAGGAAGCGCTGAATCTTACGAGCACGACCAACCAAGAGCTGATCTTCCTCAGAAAGCTCATCCATACCCAAAATAGCGATGATATCCTGCAATTCTTTGTATTTCTGCAAAGAAACCTGCACGCCACGAGCAGTCTGATAATGCTCCTCACCAACCACGTTGGGATCAAGGATACGTGAGGTGGAGTCCAGCGGATCAACCGCCGGATAAATGCCCAGCTCAGCAATCTGGCGGGACAGAACAACCGTACCGTCCAGATGGGCAAAGGTGGTTGCCGGGGCCGGGTCGGTCAAATCGTCCGCAGGGACGTATACGCACTGTACCGCAGTAATTGACCCTTTGGTGGTGGAGGTGATACGCTCCTGCAGAGCACCAAGGTCGGTGGCCAAGGTGGGCTGATAACCAACCGCAGAAGGAATACGTCCTAACAGCGCGGATATCTCGGCACCGGCCTGGGTGAAACGGAAGATATTATCAACAAAGAACAACACGTCCTGGCCTTCCTCATCACGGAAATACTCAGCAGCGGTCAGACCGGTCAGGGCAACACGGGCACGCGCTCCCGGAGGCTCGGTCATCTGTCCGTAGACCAGAGCAGCCTTGGGCAGTACGCCGGA is drawn from Candidatus Electrothrix aestuarii and contains these coding sequences:
- the groES gene encoding co-chaperone GroES; this encodes MNIRPLNDRILVKRLEQEEKTAGGIIIPDSAKEKPAEGEIIAVGPGKMNKAGERVAMDVQTGDKVLFSKYGGTDVKFDGQDYLIMREDDILGVLVA
- a CDS encoding branched-chain amino acid aminotransferase; its protein translation is MLKNELDVTLLRAETLKEKPDQSQLGFGKHFTDHMLTMRWDKEQGWHDAEIRPYANFSLDPAAMVLHYSQEIFEGLKAYRGVDDAVLLFRPMDNLNRFNDSADRMCMPRIPAEKVLQALKGLIYLEREWIPKVEGGALYIRPAMIASEAALGVRPANEYLFFVICSPVGAYYAEGFNPTKIYVEDEYVRAVPGGVGNVKTGGNYAASIKAHTTSQRKGYTQVLWLDAVERKYIEEVGTSNIFFVINGELVTPPLGGTILPGITRDTVLQLAKDWEIPTSERRITIDEVIAAVEDGSLTEAFGSGTAAVISPIGEFGYQGNSIAVNHGETGPLAQRFFDGIQDLQRGATPDMHEWIVRVK
- a CDS encoding F0F1 ATP synthase subunit epsilon, which translates into the protein MAQIHLEVVTPKGPVVSENVDIVTAPGVEGEFGVLANHAPFLSAIKTGTLVFKQDNREKFLMVSSGFAEVSNNKATFLVETAEFGHDIDVDRALEAKERAEKRLARDIAHADDLDRIRAEAALQRAVARLAAAQRKKL
- the atpD gene encoding F0F1 ATP synthase subunit beta, translating into MGESRVGRIIQVIGPVVDVEFKAGELPDIMNALFVTNPGIDDKEENLVIEVALHLGDNVVRCIAMDQTDGLVRGMACRDAGEPITIPVGAPALGRIMNVVGRPVDGLGEIDASKTMPIHRPAPKFTEQDTEVNVLETGIKVIDLLVPFPRGGKMGLFGGAGCGKTVIMMEMVNNIAMQHGGISVFCGVGERTREGNDLYMEMKESGVLPKAALVYGQMTEPPGARARVALTGLTAAEYFRDEEGQDVLFFVDNIFRFTQAGAEISALLGRIPSAVGYQPTLATDLGALQERITSTTKGSITAVQCVYVPADDLTDPAPATTFAHLDGTVVLSRQIAELGIYPAVDPLDSTSRILDPNVVGEEHYQTARGVQVSLQKYKELQDIIAILGMDELSEEDQLLVGRARKIQRFLSQPFHVAEVFTGMDGKYVKVEDTVRGFKEILDGKHDELSENAFYMVGTIEEALEKAAAEKAKA